The following coding sequences lie in one Primulina huaijiensis isolate GDHJ02 chromosome 2, ASM1229523v2, whole genome shotgun sequence genomic window:
- the LOC140964187 gene encoding 70 kDa peptidyl-prolyl isomerase-like — MDDDLDFPAAGNYDIGMDEDSDLPVEDPVPKVGEEKEIGENGLKKKVLKEGEGWETPNSGDEVEVHYVGTLLNGEQFDSSIDHGMPFNFKLGQGHVIKGWDEGIKTMKKGEKALFVIPPELAYGESGSPPTIPPNSTLQFEVELLSWISVKDITKDGGILKKVIKQGEGWQNPRDLDEVFVKYEVQLEDGTLVSSKDGVEFTVKDGHLCPALSKAVKTMKKGERALLSVKSEYGFGENGSKAVGNECVVPANATLQINVELVSWKRVSDIVNDNKILKKILKEGEGYEHPNDGATVQVKLIGKLLDGTVFTRQGHDEESPFEFKVDEDEVIEGIDRAVKTMNKEEVALLTIQPEFAFGPSESRQELAVVPGNSVVYYDVEMVSFVNEKESWELSKEEKIPAAGKKKEEGNRWFRAGKYKRASKRYEKAVAFIDYESSFSDEEKEQAKALKVTCNLNNAACKLKLKEFKEAKNLCDKVLEIDVDNVKALYRRAQANIFLVELELAELDVKKVLELNPDDRDVKSVYKLWKEKVREYNRKDAQFYSNIFAKMKTLEQVEATDTPARRGGVRMAVERLKGVLLPFLSGKDLQTAALESNDRAVHSANRARAFKVWLISLLTILVAVYWSVFKKK; from the exons ATGGACGATGACCTTGATTTTCCAGCTGCTGGGAACTACGATATAGGAATGGACGAAGATTCTGATCTTCCAGTTGAAGACCCGGTTCCCAAAGTTGGAGAAGAGAAAGAGATTGGAGAAAATGGGTTGAAGAAGAAGGTTCTGAAGGAAGGTGAAGGGTGGGAGACTCCCAATTCTGGAGACGAAGTTGAAG TTCATTATGTGGGTACGTTGCTGAATGGTGAACAGTTTGATTCGagcattgaccatggcatgccattcaattttaagttaggaCAAG GACATGTGATAAAAGGATGGGATGAAGGTATCAAGACAATGAAGAAAGGGGAAAAGGCCCTCTTCGTCATCCCACCAGAGCTGGCCTACGGAGAGTCTGGATCCCCTCCGACAATACCTCCCAATTCTACTCTTCAGTTTGAAGTTGAATTGCTCTCTTGGATAAGCGTCAAAGACATAACCAAGGATGGAGGAATACTGAAAAAAGTAATCAAACAAGGAGAGGGTTGGCAGAATCCTAGAGATCTGGATGAAGTGTTTG TCAAGTACGAAGTTCAACTCGAAGATGGAACACTTGTTTCAAGCAAGGATGGGGTAGAGTTCACTGTTAAAGATG GCCATCTCTGCCCTGCTCTGTCCAAAGCTGTGAAGACGATGAAGAAGGGAGAAAGAGCACTGCTCAGTGTTAAGTCAGAAT ATGGATTCGGAGAGAATGGTAGTAAAGCCGTTGGCAATGAATGTGTTGTGCCAGCAAATGCTACACTTCAAATAAATGTGGAATTGGTCTCATGGAAAAGAGTTTCCGATATCGTCAATGACAACAAGATTCTGAAAAAGATCTTGAAGGAAGGAGAGGGTTATGAGCATCCAAATGACGGTGCAACTGTACAAG TGAAATTGATTGGGAAGCTACTTGATGGAACTGTTTTTACAAGACAAGGTCATGATGAGGAGTCGCCATTTGAGTTCAAGGTTGACGAAG ATGAAGTGATAGAAGGGATAGATAGAGCAGTGAAGACAATGAATAAAGAGGAGGTTGCACTTCTGACAATTCAGCCAGAGTTTGCATTTGGACCATCTGAATCTCGACAAGAGCTAGCTGTTGTACCTGGCAATTCGGTTGTATATTACGATGTTGAGATGGTTTCCTTTGTGAAT GAAAAGGAGTCCTGGGAATTGAGTAAGGAGGAAAAAATACCTGCTGCAGGAAAGAAGAAAGAGGAAGGGAACAGATGGTTTAGAGCAGGAAAATACAAGCGAGCCTCAAAGAGATATGAAAAA GCTGTTGCGTTCATTGATTATGAGTCCTCTTTCAGCGACGAAGAGAAAGAGCAGGCAAAAGCACTCAAAGTCACCTGCAATCTCAACAATGCAGCTTGCAAGCTGAAACTTAAGGAATTCAAAGAGGCAAAGAACCTGTGCGATAAAGTGTTAGAAATTGATGTTGATAATGTTAAAGCTCTTTACAGAAGAGCACAGGCAAATATTTTTCTGGTTGAATTGGAGTTAGCAGAACTAGACGTCAAGAAAGTCCTTGAACTCAATCCAGACGACAG GGATGTGAAATCGGTGTACAAACTTTGGAAGGAGAAGGTAAGAGAATACAACAGGAAGGATGCCCAGTTTTATAGTAACATATTTGCAAAAATGAAGACATTGGAGCAGGTAGAGGCTACG GATACACCCGCAAGACGTGGGGGAGTTCGAATGGCTGTAGAGA GATTGAAGGGAGTTCTTCTACCATTTTTATCCGGAAAAGACCTCCAGACTGCAGCTTTGGAGAGCAATGATAGAGCCGTTCATTCTGCGAACCGTGCAAGAGCTTTCAAAGTGTGGCTAATATCCCTACTAACCATACTTGTTGCAGTATATTGGTCAGTGTTCAAGAAAAAGTAA
- the LOC140958942 gene encoding uncharacterized protein, with protein sequence MVKMKIGSNGVLFLGFLALILLVSSSAAARKLAETTVPVETSKVSTTAEEYPPLRPRPPKRPPQMMSATNAEEYAPLRPRPPKRPPQMMSSITAEEYPPLRPRPPKRPPQMMSTTTEKYAPVLP encoded by the exons ATGGTGAAAATGAAAATAGGTTCCAATGGAGTTCTTTTTCTTGGCTTTCTAGCCTTGATTCTTCTCGTTTCCTCGTCAGCAGCAGCCCGGAAATTGGCAGAGACGACCGTTCCCGTCGAGACAT CTAAGGTGAGTACTACCGCCGAGGAATACCCTCCTCTTCGTCCTCGACCACCTAAGAGACCTCCGCAGATGATGAGCGCTACTAACGCGGAAGAATACGCTCCACTTCGTCCTCGACCACCTAAGAGACCTCCCCAGATGATGAGCTCTATTACCGCCGAGGAGTACCCTCCACTTCGTCCTCGACCCCCTAAGAGACCTCCCCAAATGATGAGCACTACCACTGAGAAATATGCTCCTGTTCTTCCTTGA